The Apostichopus japonicus isolate 1M-3 chromosome 20, ASM3797524v1, whole genome shotgun sequence genome contains a region encoding:
- the LOC139961385 gene encoding uncharacterized protein, giving the protein MFALDSFKMSTAAFCILLISLIQVSCVHGIQEGDVDTIEEVMREIEDTEEFNELSQDVDEEKRQYFAGKRQLPGGKEWQLEDKRQYFAGKRQLPGGSPEDADEKRQYFAGKRQLPGGDEADEKRQYFAGKRQFFQGKRQLPGGEDLADKRQHFVGKRQHFAGKRQLPGGETYEDKRQLPGGQAMDDNMQRYLALKRQFFQGKRQFFQGKRQFFQGKREGETQEIQDKRQYFAGKRQLPGGDALDDKRQYFAGKRQLPGGLEIDDKRQYFAGKRDFEDEVDEAKRQYFAGKRQLPGGDLDGLEEEKRQHFLGKRQLPDGWIDVEDKRQYFAGKRQLPGGLAIDDKREYFTGDREDGFEDIKRQYFAGKRQLPGGLELDNPAEKRQLPGSPWKFWEGKRLEAALRDSMEAVRYSPTGLKRKVPLEIALADVDEEGERFYHLKDILDELNQVNDSL; this is encoded by the exons ATGTTTGCCCTTGACTCTTTCAAAATGTCCACCGCTGCTTTCTGCATTCTCCTCATCTCTCTGATACAAGTGTCCTGCGTGCATGGAATTCAAGAAGGAGATGTAGATACTATAGAAGAAGTTATGAGAGAAATTGAAG ATACGGAGGAATTCAACGAGCTTTCTCAAGATGTAGACGAAGAAAAGAGACAATACTTTGCAGGTAAAAGGCAACTCCCTGGTGGAAAAGAATGGCAATTAGAGGACAAAAGGCAGTACTTTGCTGGTAAAAGACAATTGCCAGGGGGATCCCCAGAAGACGCCGATGAAAAGAGACAATATTTTGCTGGAAAAAGACAATTGCCTGGAGGCGATGAAGCTGACGAAAAGAGGCAGTATTTCGCGGGAAAGAGGCAGTTCTTTCAAGGAAAGAGGCAGCTGCCGGGAGGTGAAGACCTTGCTGACAAAAGACAACATTTTGTTGGTAAGAGACAACACTTTGCTGGTAAGAGGCAACTACCTGGAGGTGAGACCTATGAAGATAAAAGACAGTTACCAGGAGGACAAGCAATGGATGACAACATGCAAAGATACCTTGCCCTGAAGAGACAATTCTTCCAAGGGAAGAGACAATTTTTCCAAGGGAAGAGACAATTTTTCCAAGGGAAGAGAGAGGGAGAAACCCAGGAAATCCAGGATAAACGTCAATATTTTGCTGGAAAACGACAACTGCCAGGAGGTGATGCCCTCGACGACAAAAGACAATATTTTGCTGGTAAGAGGCAGTTGCCTGGAGGACTGGAAATAGATGACAAAAGACAATATTTTGCTGGAAAGAGAGACTTTGAGGATGAAGTAGATGAGGCGAAAAGACAGTATTTTGCTGGTAAAAGACAATTACCGGGAGGAGACCTAGATGGCCTGGAAGAAGAAAAGAGACAGCACTTTCTCGGGAAGAGACAGCTACCGGACGGTTGGATAGACGTTGAGGACAAACGACAGTACTTTGCTGGTAAAAGACAACTACCAGGGGGTCTTGCGATTGATGACAAGAGGGAGTACTTTACAGGAGATAGAGAAGATGGCTTTGAGGACATCAAGAGACAATATTTCGCCGGGAAAAGACAATTACCCGGTGGTTTGGAGTTGGACAATCCGGCAGAAAAAAGGCAATTACCTGGCAGCCCCTGGAAGTTCTGGGAAGGGAAACGACTGGAGGCGGCTTTGCGTGACAGCATGGAGGCAGTCAGATATAGCCCGACAGGTTTGAAACGGAAAGTGCCCTTGGAAATAGCGCTAGCTGATGTTGATGAAGAAGGGGAAAGATTTTATCACTTGAAGGACATTTTAGATGAACTCAATCAAGTAAATGATAGcttataa